From Catenulispora sp. EB89, one genomic window encodes:
- a CDS encoding WxL protein peptidoglycan domain-containing protein gives MPRLRSLIKALAATAVAGALLASPVLTSPASAGTAPRTDPTPAPAPAPTGGGAATFGIQPATATARDKSRDSFTYQATPGAKKTDYVAVSNYSTSPLKLRIYATDAYNTADGGFTVLPLDTKARDVGLWVSFATTTVTLPAKSSQILPFTLQVPANARPGDHVGGIMLSLTTQASDGKGGQIAVESRVGTRLQVRVPGALKPELTVSQVRAVYHGSTNPFGGGSVTVSYLVRNTGNVRLSATQKVHVSSLIGGSRPSLPVPDVKELLPGDQEQVTATVRGVLPSFSSDIHISLVPTPVPGDVDPVLAAMDENFSVATVPWMMMLLILTLGLLGGLWVWRRRVRKRRGAKPKPGTPAAKKAAAAKTAAAKKTASAKTAAPAKAATPKKTAVSAAAPSTGSSTGSSTGSGKAENA, from the coding sequence ATGCCCCGTCTCCGTTCCCTGATCAAGGCTCTGGCCGCGACGGCCGTGGCCGGTGCGCTCCTGGCGAGCCCGGTCCTGACCAGCCCGGCGTCGGCCGGGACCGCGCCCCGGACCGACCCCACCCCCGCTCCCGCCCCGGCCCCGACCGGCGGCGGCGCCGCGACGTTCGGCATCCAGCCGGCCACCGCCACCGCGCGCGACAAGAGCCGCGACTCCTTCACCTACCAGGCGACCCCGGGCGCGAAGAAGACCGACTACGTCGCGGTCTCCAACTACAGCACCAGCCCGCTCAAGCTCCGGATCTACGCCACCGACGCCTACAACACCGCCGACGGCGGCTTCACCGTCCTGCCCCTGGACACCAAGGCCCGGGACGTCGGCCTGTGGGTGTCGTTCGCCACCACGACCGTCACGCTGCCCGCGAAGTCCTCGCAGATCCTGCCCTTCACGCTGCAGGTCCCGGCGAACGCCCGGCCCGGCGACCACGTCGGCGGCATCATGCTGTCGCTGACGACCCAGGCCTCCGACGGCAAGGGCGGCCAGATCGCGGTCGAGTCCCGGGTCGGGACCCGGTTGCAGGTGCGGGTCCCCGGGGCGCTGAAGCCGGAACTGACGGTGAGCCAGGTGCGGGCGGTCTACCACGGCTCGACGAACCCGTTCGGCGGCGGCAGCGTGACCGTGTCCTACCTCGTGCGGAACACGGGCAACGTCCGGCTGTCCGCGACGCAGAAGGTCCATGTCAGCAGCCTGATCGGCGGATCGCGGCCGAGCCTGCCGGTCCCCGACGTCAAGGAACTGCTGCCGGGCGACCAGGAGCAGGTGACCGCGACGGTGCGGGGGGTGCTGCCGTCGTTCTCCTCGGACATCCACATCTCGCTGGTGCCGACGCCGGTCCCCGGCGACGTGGACCCGGTGCTGGCGGCCATGGACGAGAACTTCTCGGTGGCCACGGTGCCGTGGATGATGATGCTGCTCATCCTGACGCTGGGCCTGCTCGGCGGGCTGTGGGTGTGGCGCCGGCGGGTGCGCAAGCGCCGGGGCGCGAAGCCGAAGCCCGGGACGCCGGCGGCGAAGAAGGCGGCTGCGGCCAAGACGGCCGCGGCCAAGAAGACGGCTTCCGCCAAGACGGCCGCCCCGGCCAAAGCGGCCACGCCCAAGAAGACCGCGGTGTCCGCGGCCGCACCTTCAACCGGGTCTTCAACCGGGTCCTCGACGGGGAGCGGGAAGGCCGAGAACGCGTGA